Proteins encoded by one window of Neochlamydia sp. AcF84:
- a CDS encoding serine/threonine-protein kinase produces the protein MSMISPSSSYFAEVRRVSFAEQKLEKASRQIGNHRINNTLVQPEWVKAVKHPTWGVRIALIKKVSIPPQTPSENFIQSIKTHLERVKNKITHSTKIKQKNIARVFYSPFATLPAPKLKHIASAKSPLTAIREELEQLDNLKKELLSLNLSGQNLKLVGEASKKIDKLKLSYAQCKQFEWQETDAKNSKANKKLEESYLKIFRQRNELIFLMKPLKISTWAIKYFDGEINEYKEVGLGKAKRVWIANSLDPSPHAFFTPVGSERGFSLKGYFKKAEIAEEIKIAKNISNSLFKATLRPLVAQSFASRDAAKIVEGVLKKYTNLVALTEALSNPSDVKKFFIEEMKIPLEQATILLDKLSLEQWGNVGANLAVEMEEVGDSKRINGAYTVKTLKATRDVEKEISRVRDSLDQIVETPNPEQFQNDFKNRALLARGFLKGVKDLHAAGYVHGDLKPENILVYTQSHEEGIVKKVKLSDFGKTQKIKNNEEKIHTGNQRFAAVEGKISKKAEVYSSALVLIRMLEEGLLQSDLMIHPPTARKSSDNSSLNLRGIEKFLVENAACPQVKAVGLKAKVKLLGRLLAKSSKSVSAAAQYEVHGYIDALLAKMKEKELVDEKKLTALGDLLKSMTLTNTQDRLTMEQVFTRYENLEI, from the coding sequence ATGAGCATGATTAGCCCATCATCTAGCTATTTCGCAGAAGTTCGAAGGGTATCTTTTGCCGAGCAAAAATTGGAAAAGGCCTCACGGCAAATTGGCAACCACAGAATAAACAACACACTTGTTCAGCCTGAATGGGTTAAAGCTGTTAAACATCCTACTTGGGGGGTAAGAATCGCGCTTATAAAAAAAGTATCTATCCCTCCTCAAACTCCAAGTGAAAATTTTATTCAATCTATTAAAACTCACCTAGAAAGGGTTAAAAATAAGATTACTCACTCTACAAAGATAAAACAGAAAAACATCGCAAGGGTTTTTTACTCGCCCTTCGCCACTTTGCCAGCGCCAAAATTAAAGCATATAGCTTCTGCTAAAAGCCCTTTAACAGCTATTAGGGAAGAGCTTGAGCAATTGGATAACCTTAAAAAAGAGCTCTTAAGCTTAAATCTTAGTGGGCAAAATCTTAAATTGGTAGGAGAGGCTTCTAAAAAGATTGATAAGTTAAAGCTTTCGTATGCCCAATGTAAGCAATTTGAGTGGCAAGAAACTGATGCTAAGAACAGCAAAGCAAACAAAAAACTAGAAGAGAGTTATTTAAAAATTTTTCGACAACGTAATGAGCTCATCTTCTTAATGAAACCTTTAAAAATCTCCACTTGGGCCATAAAATATTTTGATGGAGAAATTAATGAATATAAAGAGGTAGGGCTAGGTAAAGCCAAACGTGTATGGATCGCCAATTCTTTAGATCCATCTCCCCACGCTTTTTTCACGCCTGTTGGAAGTGAAAGAGGTTTTTCGCTTAAAGGCTATTTTAAGAAAGCTGAAATAGCTGAAGAAATTAAAATTGCCAAGAACATAAGTAATAGCCTTTTTAAGGCTACTCTACGCCCACTAGTGGCTCAAAGCTTTGCTTCGAGGGACGCTGCTAAAATTGTGGAAGGCGTACTAAAAAAATACACTAATTTGGTGGCATTGACCGAGGCTTTATCCAATCCATCTGATGTAAAAAAATTCTTTATAGAAGAGATGAAAATACCGCTGGAGCAAGCGACTATCCTGTTAGACAAATTATCACTTGAGCAATGGGGCAATGTAGGAGCTAATCTTGCGGTTGAAATGGAAGAAGTAGGGGATTCTAAACGTATTAACGGCGCTTATACAGTAAAAACCCTTAAAGCTACACGGGATGTAGAAAAGGAAATTAGCAGAGTTAGAGATTCTTTAGATCAGATAGTAGAAACACCCAATCCTGAACAGTTTCAGAATGACTTTAAAAACAGGGCTCTACTAGCTAGAGGGTTTTTGAAAGGAGTGAAGGATCTACATGCGGCAGGTTATGTGCATGGCGATCTAAAGCCTGAGAATATTCTAGTTTATACTCAATCCCACGAGGAGGGGATAGTTAAAAAAGTAAAACTCTCCGATTTTGGTAAAACCCAAAAGATAAAAAATAACGAAGAAAAAATTCATACGGGTAATCAGCGTTTTGCCGCGGTAGAAGGAAAAATAAGCAAAAAAGCTGAGGTCTATAGCTCTGCCTTAGTTTTAATACGCATGCTTGAAGAAGGGCTTTTGCAAAGTGATTTAATGATCCACCCCCCGACCGCAAGAAAATCTTCCGATAATTCCTCTTTAAATTTGCGAGGTATTGAAAAATTTCTTGTTGAAAATGCTGCCTGTCCTCAAGTCAAAGCGGTAGGTTTAAAAGCTAAAGTAAAGCTTTTAGGGCGTCTGCTTGCAAAGTCTTCAAAGAGTGTATCCGCTGCAGCCCAATATGAGGTCCATGGCTATATCGATGCTCTGCTTGCAAAGATGAAAGAAAAAGAGCTGGTGGATGAGAAAAAGCTTACAGCTCTTGGAGATCTTCTGAAAAGTATGACCCTTACTAATACTCAAGATCGCCTTACAATGGAACAGGTTTTCACACGATATGAAAATCTTGAGATCTAA
- a CDS encoding amino acid permease: MTFLSTVRDTLFSREKVEEKEKGFGTFIGVFVPSILMLFGVIIFLRLGWIVGQVGLSTTLMIVTSAAFIALVTTLSMTSIATNIEIGKGGVYYILSRSLGIEIGAAIGLPLYVKQSLSIAFCVIGFAESLHDLIPQWSIVSISIATLIVLTALAYFSLSGALKIQVFIFVSLIASLISLFMGGGEFISPSPESFTPEPATSLGFWTIFAIFFPAMTGVEATVSLSGDLRKPERSLPLGTLSALLVAYVIYMLIPVFLVKNVSLELLSADPLIMQNIARIPSLIILGIWGATISSALGGLLGAPRMLQALAEDGVVPQIFARTFGKDKQPRIATLTTFCISFCGVYFGSVNVLAPLLAMICLICYGVLNFSAGFETLMANPSWRPRFRIHWSISMLGALLCVLTMLMIDAGAAIMAVALIILFYLIAKRRALSGAWDDMRYGILVFFSRFAIYRLAYSKSVAKSWRPHFLVFSKNTEGYSNNLLEFTQAISQSKGFLTMASFVPQELDNEKEKQELKRTIAEDLQKQNIQALVHIMHTPKITAGMTQMIKSYGLGPLQPNTLVFGGVADNEAQEFAQVMKEAYLKYFNVVILNENRSKDLLPLQDRKLAGDIHIWWDEKNIENSELMLILSYMLQTSPLWKKTRICLKGIVDNETLRKQEIEKFKQIGVSKRLPLDVEILVSDESRACFYPLVEEFSKNAGIVFISMRAPKMGESMEDYTAYLNEITLFSTNLPPTALVLGSKSTPLDNILK; encoded by the coding sequence ATGACTTTCTTATCTACTGTTCGCGATACTCTATTCTCCCGAGAAAAGGTTGAAGAAAAAGAAAAAGGTTTTGGTACTTTTATTGGAGTATTTGTTCCTAGTATACTCATGCTTTTTGGGGTCATTATTTTCTTAAGACTCGGTTGGATTGTAGGTCAAGTAGGGCTGTCTACCACTCTAATGATTGTAACCTCAGCAGCTTTTATCGCTCTTGTAACCACCCTTTCTATGACCTCGATAGCCACTAATATTGAAATAGGAAAAGGGGGTGTTTACTATATACTCTCTCGTTCGCTAGGAATAGAGATAGGAGCTGCCATTGGACTTCCTCTCTATGTAAAGCAATCGCTATCGATTGCTTTTTGTGTGATTGGATTTGCAGAGTCGTTACATGATTTAATCCCTCAATGGTCGATAGTCTCTATTAGCATAGCCACGCTTATCGTCCTTACCGCTTTAGCCTATTTTTCATTAAGTGGAGCACTCAAAATCCAAGTCTTCATTTTTGTGAGCCTGATAGCTTCTTTAATCTCTCTCTTCATGGGAGGTGGTGAATTTATTTCTCCCAGTCCCGAAAGTTTTACTCCTGAGCCTGCCACATCCCTAGGCTTTTGGACTATTTTTGCTATCTTTTTTCCAGCTATGACAGGCGTAGAAGCCACAGTTTCTTTATCGGGAGATCTACGCAAGCCTGAGCGTTCTCTGCCCTTAGGTACTTTAAGTGCTTTGCTTGTGGCTTACGTTATCTATATGCTTATTCCTGTCTTTTTAGTTAAAAACGTATCTCTCGAGCTATTATCTGCTGATCCCTTGATCATGCAGAATATAGCAAGGATTCCTTCTCTAATTATTCTAGGCATATGGGGAGCGACTATATCAAGTGCTCTAGGAGGCCTTTTAGGGGCTCCAAGAATGCTACAAGCACTAGCAGAAGATGGAGTAGTTCCTCAAATATTTGCACGCACTTTTGGAAAAGATAAGCAGCCTCGTATAGCCACCTTAACCACTTTTTGTATTTCCTTTTGTGGCGTCTATTTTGGAAGTGTTAACGTACTCGCTCCGCTTCTTGCCATGATCTGCCTGATCTGCTATGGCGTTTTAAACTTTTCCGCAGGCTTTGAAACTTTAATGGCCAATCCAAGCTGGCGCCCTCGCTTTCGCATCCACTGGAGTATATCTATGCTGGGAGCGCTCCTGTGTGTCTTAACGATGCTAATGATTGATGCCGGAGCTGCTATTATGGCAGTAGCGCTCATCATCTTATTTTATTTAATTGCCAAGCGCCGCGCTTTAAGTGGTGCCTGGGATGATATGCGCTATGGCATCCTTGTATTCTTTTCACGCTTTGCCATTTATCGATTGGCCTACAGCAAAAGCGTAGCTAAATCTTGGCGGCCTCATTTTCTTGTTTTTTCAAAGAATACAGAAGGCTATTCTAACAACTTACTTGAGTTCACCCAAGCCATTAGCCAGAGTAAAGGCTTTTTGACAATGGCCTCATTTGTTCCTCAAGAGCTTGATAATGAAAAAGAAAAACAAGAATTAAAAAGAACGATTGCAGAAGATCTTCAAAAGCAAAACATTCAAGCCCTTGTCCATATCATGCATACGCCTAAAATAACGGCAGGTATGACACAAATGATCAAAAGCTATGGCCTAGGCCCCCTTCAACCTAATACGCTTGTCTTTGGAGGAGTTGCCGACAACGAGGCGCAAGAATTTGCTCAAGTCATGAAGGAAGCTTATCTAAAGTATTTCAATGTGGTAATCTTAAATGAAAATAGATCGAAAGATTTACTCCCTTTACAAGATAGAAAATTAGCGGGAGATATTCACATCTGGTGGGATGAAAAGAATATAGAAAATTCTGAGCTCATGTTGATCCTCTCCTATATGTTGCAAACAAGTCCTCTATGGAAAAAAACAAGAATTTGCTTAAAAGGAATTGTGGATAATGAAACTCTTCGTAAGCAAGAAATAGAAAAGTTTAAGCAAATTGGTGTAAGCAAAAGACTTCCTTTAGATGTGGAAATTTTAGTTTCCGATGAAAGTAGAGCTTGCTTTTATCCCTTAGTAGAAGAATTTTCTAAAAATGCGGGTATCGTTTTCATAAGCATGCGCGCACCAAAAATGGGTGAGTCGATGGAAGACTACACGGCTTACTTAAATGAAATAACTCTATTTTCTACCAATCTTCCCCCCACTGCTTTAGTGCTAGGCTCAAAAAGCACACCCCTTGATAACATTTTAAAATAA
- a CDS encoding leucine-rich repeat domain-containing protein, translated as MNPSSSICIEHLPSEILVPILKACASPSLFSVCARWRHLLATEVMPDLYKQIAEVHFLQGNVNERAFILDKIYVLDNELLPMQKVKAIFKQTFTLAKSLSPLRFKEGLEENRYFTLANYSSYLLNINRLLMWKKLPRGEEYLSQETIKYLPLEKKGGLFSNWIKRHGKRLTKLDLQGIGLTFLPPEVGQLSNLKDLDLSDNQLTTLPVEIGQLSQLQKIILSSNQLTSLPAEIGQLSQLRRLDLNNNKLTFLPSEIGQLLQLQCLSLDHNQFISLPVNIWQLSQLKELGLSNNRLTTLPVEIGQLSQLQTLGLSSNRLTALPIDIWQLSQLQAFDLSSNQLTSLPVDIWQLSQLQLLNLNNNKLTNLPTEICQLPQLKELGLNNNQITTLPAGIGLLSQLKKLYLKDNQLTTLPVEIGQLLQLQDLNLKSNQFTNLPAEIWQLSQLHYLYLDGNQLTTLPSEICQLSQLKELGLNNNQLTSLPREIRHLSRLQALDLSSNQLTSLPAKIGQLSQLQLLKLNNNKLTSLPTKIGQLSQLQQLGLTNNQLTTVPAEIRRLSQLQVLDLSNNQLTSLPTKIGQLSQLQVLGLSSNQLTSLPTQIRQLSQLKTLILDSNQLTSLPKEIGQLSQLQVLNLSSNKLTSLPTKIGQLSQLQELYLEHNQLTNLPKEIGQLSQLQELYLSNNKLTFLPTKIGKLSQLRKLGLNQNQFTFLPVEIGQLSQLKELGLNNNQLTTVPAEIGQLSQLQVLGLSSNQLTTVPAEIGQLSQLQVLNLNNNILTNLPKEIVQLSQLQRLGLNQNQLTFLPAEIGQLSQLQELGLSNNQLNTLPAEIGHLPQLSKLYLDSNQITFLPAEIWQLLQLQELYLSNNQLTTLPTEIGQLSQLQVLNLNNNKLTFLPTKIGQLLQLQKLGLNTNQLNTLPAEIGHLSQLSELYLDSNQFTSLPAEIWQLLQLQKLYLSNNQLTTLPTEIGQLLQLQELYLSNNQLTTLPTEIGQLLQLQELDLNNNKLTTLPAEIGQLSQLQALGLNNNQLINFPAEIGQLSQLQALHLSSNQLTNFPAEIGQLSQLQTLDLSSNKLTSLPVEIRQLSQLKELGLNNNQLNTLPAEIGHLSQLSKIYLDSNQLTFLPAEIWQLLQLQELYLSNNQLTTLPTEIEQLSQLQELGLSNNQLNTLPAEIGHLSQLNKIYLDSNQLTSLPVEIWQLLQLQELYLCNNRLATLPTEIGQLLQLQELYLSNNQLTTLPTEIGQLFQLKELNLNNNKLILLPAEIGQLYQLQLFGLSNNQLTFLPVEIWLLSQLQLLELDRNQLTALPAEIGQLLHLQKLGLNNNQLTALPAEIGQLSKLQDLDLNNNQITSLPIEMKELTALKKLQVNENPLQSIPDEIRERFCL; from the coding sequence ATGAACCCTAGCTCTTCTATCTGCATTGAACATTTACCTAGTGAAATACTAGTTCCTATTTTAAAGGCCTGCGCTAGCCCTTCCTTATTTAGCGTTTGCGCAAGATGGCGACATCTTTTGGCCACAGAAGTCATGCCTGATCTTTATAAGCAAATAGCTGAAGTTCATTTTCTTCAAGGAAATGTTAATGAACGGGCTTTTATCTTAGATAAAATTTATGTGCTAGATAATGAGCTTCTTCCAATGCAAAAGGTAAAAGCAATTTTTAAGCAAACCTTTACTCTAGCTAAGTCTCTTTCACCTTTAAGGTTTAAAGAAGGACTTGAGGAAAATAGATATTTCACATTGGCTAATTACTCCTCTTATCTATTAAATATTAATCGCCTCCTAATGTGGAAAAAATTACCCCGTGGAGAGGAATACTTAAGTCAAGAAACAATTAAGTACTTACCTTTAGAAAAAAAAGGAGGGCTTTTTAGTAATTGGATTAAAAGGCATGGCAAAAGACTTACGAAGCTAGATTTACAAGGAATTGGCTTAACCTTTTTACCTCCAGAGGTAGGGCAGCTATCAAACCTGAAAGATCTGGACTTAAGCGACAACCAGCTCACCACTCTTCCGGTAGAGATAGGGCAGCTATCGCAGTTACAAAAGATTATCTTAAGCAGCAACCAGCTTACCTCCCTTCCAGCAGAGATAGGGCAGCTATCTCAGCTGCGGCGGCTTGACTTAAACAACAACAAACTTACTTTTCTTCCTTCAGAGATAGGACAACTCTTGCAGCTACAATGCCTTAGCTTAGATCACAACCAGTTTATCTCTCTTCCGGTAAATATATGGCAGCTATCACAGCTAAAAGAGCTTGGATTAAGCAACAACCGACTCACCACACTTCCGGTAGAGATAGGACAGCTGTCTCAGCTGCAAACGCTTGGATTAAGCAGCAACCGACTCACCGCACTTCCGATAGATATATGGCAGCTGTCTCAGCTGCAAGCGTTTGATTTAAGTAGCAACCAGCTTACCTCTCTTCCGGTAGATATATGGCAGCTGTCTCAGCTGCAATTACTTAATCTAAACAACAACAAACTTACCAACCTTCCTACAGAGATATGTCAGCTACCACAGCTAAAAGAGCTTGGCTTAAACAACAACCAGATTACTACCCTTCCTGCAGGGATAGGGCTACTGTCTCAGCTGAAAAAACTTTACTTAAAGGATAACCAGCTTACTACCCTTCCGGTAGAAATAGGGCAGCTATTGCAACTGCAAGATCTCAACTTAAAAAGCAACCAGTTTACCAATCTTCCTGCAGAGATATGGCAGCTCTCTCAGCTGCACTACCTTTACTTAGACGGCAACCAACTTACCACTCTTCCTTCAGAGATATGTCAGCTATCACAGCTAAAAGAGCTTGGCTTAAACAACAACCAGCTTACCTCCCTTCCGAGAGAGATAAGGCATCTGTCTCGGCTGCAAGCGCTTGATTTAAGTAGCAACCAGCTTACCTCTCTTCCAGCAAAGATAGGGCAGCTCTCTCAGCTACAATTACTTAAGTTAAACAACAACAAACTTACCTCCCTTCCAACAAAGATAGGGCAGCTCTCTCAGCTGCAACAGCTTGGCTTAACCAACAATCAACTCACCACTGTTCCGGCAGAGATAAGACGGCTCTCTCAGCTGCAAGTACTTGATTTAAGCAACAACCAGCTTACCTCCCTTCCGACAAAGATAGGGCAGCTCTCTCAGCTACAAGTGCTTGGTTTAAGTAGCAACCAGCTTACCTCTCTTCCGACACAAATAAGGCAGCTCTCTCAGCTGAAAACGCTTATCTTAGACAGCAACCAGCTTACCTCTCTTCCTAAAGAGATAGGGCAGCTCTCTCAGCTGCAAGTACTTAATTTAAGCAGCAACAAACTTACCTCCCTTCCGACAAAGATAGGGCAGCTATCACAGCTACAAGAGCTTTACTTAGAACACAACCAACTCACCAATCTTCCTAAAGAGATAGGGCAGCTATCACAGCTACAAGAGCTTTACTTAAGTAACAACAAGCTTACCTTCCTTCCGACAAAGATAGGGAAACTATCCCAGTTGCGAAAGCTTGGATTAAATCAAAACCAGTTTACCTTCCTTCCAGTAGAAATAGGGCAGCTATCTCAGCTAAAAGAGCTTGGCTTAAACAACAACCAGCTCACCACTGTTCCGGCAGAGATAGGGCAGCTATCTCAGCTACAAGTGCTTGGTTTAAGTAGCAACCAGCTCACCACTGTTCCGGCAGAGATAGGGCAGCTATCTCAGCTGCAAGTACTTAATTTAAATAACAACATACTTACCAACCTTCCTAAAGAGATAGTGCAGCTCTCTCAGCTGCAAAGGCTTGGATTAAATCAAAATCAGCTTACCTTCCTTCCAGCAGAAATAGGGCAGCTATCACAGCTACAAGAGCTTGGCTTAAGCAACAACCAGCTTAACACTCTTCCTGCAGAGATAGGGCATTTACCCCAGCTCAGTAAACTTTACTTAGACAGCAACCAGATTACCTTTCTTCCGGCAGAGATATGGCAGCTATTGCAACTACAAGAGCTTTACTTAAGTAACAACCAGCTCACCACTCTTCCTACTGAGATAGGGCAGCTCTCTCAGCTGCAAGTGCTTAATTTAAACAACAACAAACTTACTTTTCTTCCGACAAAGATAGGGCAGCTGTTGCAGTTGCAAAAACTTGGCTTAAACACCAACCAGCTTAATACTCTTCCTGCAGAGATAGGGCATTTATCCCAGCTCAGTGAACTTTACTTAGACAGCAACCAGTTTACCTCCCTTCCTGCAGAGATATGGCAGCTATTGCAACTACAAAAACTTTACTTAAGCAACAACCAGCTCACCACTCTTCCTACCGAGATAGGGCAGCTATTGCAACTACAAGAACTTTACTTAAGCAACAACCAGCTCACCACTCTTCCTACCGAGATAGGGCAGCTATTGCAACTACAGGAGCTTGACTTAAATAACAACAAGCTTACTACCCTTCCTGCAGAGATAGGGCAGCTATCTCAGCTGCAAGCGCTTGGCTTAAATAACAACCAGCTCATCAACTTTCCAGCAGAGATAGGGCAGCTATCTCAGCTGCAAGCGCTTCATTTAAGTAGCAACCAGCTCACCAACTTTCCAGCAGAGATAGGGCAGCTATCTCAGCTGCAAACGCTTGATTTAAGTAGTAACAAGCTTACCTCTCTTCCGGTAGAGATAAGGCAGCTATCACAGCTAAAAGAGCTTGGCCTAAACAACAACCAGCTTAATACTCTTCCTGCGGAGATAGGGCATTTATCCCAGCTCAGTAAAATTTACTTAGACAGCAACCAGCTTACCTTTCTTCCGGCAGAGATATGGCAGCTATTGCAACTACAAGAGCTTTACTTAAGCAACAACCAGCTCACCACTCTTCCTACCGAGATAGAGCAGCTATCACAGCTACAAGAGCTTGGCTTAAGCAACAACCAGCTTAACACTCTTCCTGCAGAGATAGGGCATTTATCCCAGCTCAATAAAATTTACTTAGACAGCAACCAGCTTACCTCTCTTCCGGTAGAGATATGGCAGCTATTGCAACTACAAGAGCTTTACTTATGTAACAACCGGCTCGCCACTCTTCCTACCGAGATAGGGCAGCTATTGCAACTACAAGAGCTTTACTTAAGTAACAACCAGCTCACCACTCTTCCTACCGAGATAGGGCAGCTATTTCAGTTGAAAGAGCTTAACTTAAACAACAACAAACTTATCTTACTTCCGGCTGAGATAGGACAGCTATATCAGCTACAATTGTTTGGCTTAAGCAACAACCAACTTACCTTCCTTCCTGTGGAGATATGGCTGCTATCGCAGCTGCAATTGCTTGAATTAGACCGCAACCAGCTCACCGCCCTTCCGGCAGAGATAGGGCAGCTATTGCATTTGCAAAAGCTTGGCTTAAACAACAACCAGCTTACCGCCCTTCCTGCAGAGATAGGGCAATTATCAAAACTACAAGATCTTGACTTGAATAACAACCAAATCACCTCTCTTCCTATAGAAATGAAGGAGCTAACTGCTTTAAAGAAGCTTCAGGTGAATGAGAATCCGCTGCAAAGCATTCCAGATGAAATAAGGGAGCGTTTTTGCCTTTAG
- the trxB gene encoding thioredoxin-disulfide reductase has product MKKAKLVIIGSGPAGYTAAIYAARANLEPVLYEGFFSGPSGGQLMTTTEVENFPGFPEGITGPALMEAFRKQALRFGTHILRDDVESVDFSKAPLIINGKEHAYYADAVILATGATANRLDIPGTRDGEFWQKGVTACAVCDGAMPIFRDKKLYVIGGGDSAVEEATFLTKFASKVYLVHRRDKLRASKIMQERALNHPKIEILWDSEIVEVTGENVVQNVTLKNLKTLELTTQEAGGVFFAVGHTPNTKFLQGQIELHDNGYIAVKPGTTQTSHELVFAAGDAQDHVYRQAITAAGTGCMAAIEAERELSARGLGA; this is encoded by the coding sequence ATGAAAAAAGCGAAATTAGTGATCATTGGATCAGGACCAGCGGGTTATACAGCAGCTATCTATGCAGCACGTGCTAATTTAGAACCTGTACTTTATGAGGGTTTTTTTTCTGGGCCTTCTGGGGGTCAGCTAATGACCACCACAGAGGTAGAAAATTTTCCTGGTTTTCCAGAGGGAATAACCGGACCTGCACTGATGGAGGCCTTTCGTAAGCAAGCCTTGCGTTTCGGTACACATATTTTAAGGGACGACGTGGAATCTGTGGATTTTAGTAAGGCACCTTTAATTATCAATGGAAAGGAGCATGCTTACTATGCAGATGCGGTTATCTTAGCTACAGGAGCAACAGCTAATCGTTTAGACATTCCAGGGACAAGAGACGGAGAATTTTGGCAAAAAGGGGTGACAGCCTGCGCTGTCTGTGATGGAGCTATGCCCATCTTTCGAGATAAAAAGCTTTATGTGATTGGAGGGGGGGACTCCGCTGTTGAAGAAGCGACTTTCTTAACAAAGTTTGCAAGTAAAGTTTACCTCGTTCATCGACGTGATAAACTTAGAGCCTCCAAAATCATGCAAGAACGAGCTTTAAATCATCCAAAAATTGAAATCCTATGGGATAGTGAAATTGTAGAAGTCACTGGAGAAAATGTAGTGCAAAATGTCACGCTCAAAAATTTAAAAACTCTTGAGCTTACGACTCAGGAAGCAGGCGGAGTTTTTTTTGCTGTAGGTCACACACCTAATACAAAATTTTTGCAAGGACAAATTGAATTGCATGATAATGGATATATTGCAGTTAAGCCTGGAACTACCCAAACAAGTCATGAGCTTGTTTTTGCAGCAGGCGATGCGCAAGATCATGTTTACAGGCAAGCCATTACAGCTGCCGGGACCGGCTGCATGGCAGCTATCGAAGCTGAGCGTGAACTTTCTGCGAGGGGCTTGGGCGCTTAA
- a CDS encoding sodium/proline symporter codes for MGLYFHKKQTSAADFIIGNRSLNFWLTALSAHASDMSAWLFMAFPAAIFSSGLPKIWIAWGLIGGMFVNWQFIAARLRRATEKYNAHTLSTFFERRFNDTSGTIRLLTAAIALFFLASYIAAGLIAMGLLFESVFGINYYVGLSVAMLVVVIYTLIGGFVTVAWTDLFQSLFLMAMIIFVPAYAFMHLPNGWQSITEAAKSQNASLFFFKDLSFSSILEAIFMATWGLGYFGQPHIVTKFMGIKNVEEMHKSKYVGMSWLILTLLGATAVGLIGLPFFDGQLRDPQLVFIDMVPLLFHPLVTGFILCAILAANMSTMDSQLLVCASIISEDFYKGIFRKEASSQKLLLISRLGLVFTALSSLILAYNKSTTVLEAVRYAWAGLGCSFGPLMLMSLYSQSVNKYGAVAGILTGGMIAGTWEAYSKQLLGHNVPAEIPAFVVSLISIYLVSKWTGKITVECGSKGS; via the coding sequence ATGGGGCTATATTTTCATAAAAAGCAAACATCCGCCGCCGATTTTATTATAGGCAATCGCTCGCTCAACTTTTGGCTAACAGCTCTTTCTGCCCATGCCAGCGATATGAGCGCCTGGCTTTTTATGGCATTTCCAGCTGCCATCTTTAGTAGTGGCTTACCTAAGATCTGGATTGCATGGGGATTAATTGGTGGAATGTTTGTTAATTGGCAATTTATTGCTGCACGTTTAAGAAGAGCTACCGAAAAATATAATGCTCATACTCTCTCTACCTTTTTCGAACGCCGTTTTAATGATACGTCTGGGACAATAAGACTCTTAACAGCTGCCATCGCTCTTTTTTTTCTCGCTTCCTATATAGCAGCGGGATTAATAGCCATGGGACTTCTCTTTGAATCTGTTTTTGGCATTAACTACTATGTAGGTTTATCTGTTGCCATGCTTGTCGTCGTCATTTATACCTTGATAGGCGGATTTGTTACCGTAGCCTGGACAGATCTGTTTCAATCTCTTTTTCTGATGGCTATGATTATCTTTGTTCCGGCTTATGCTTTCATGCACCTACCAAATGGATGGCAATCTATTACAGAAGCGGCTAAAAGCCAAAATGCCTCCCTTTTTTTCTTTAAAGATCTCTCCTTCTCTTCCATCCTCGAGGCTATATTTATGGCCACCTGGGGATTAGGTTATTTTGGACAACCTCACATTGTGACCAAATTCATGGGGATTAAAAATGTGGAAGAGATGCATAAATCCAAATATGTAGGGATGTCTTGGCTGATTCTTACCTTGCTAGGAGCCACAGCCGTAGGGCTTATAGGCCTACCTTTTTTTGATGGTCAACTCCGTGATCCTCAACTGGTCTTTATTGATATGGTTCCCCTTCTCTTTCATCCTCTTGTCACCGGCTTTATCTTATGTGCTATCCTTGCGGCCAATATGTCCACCATGGATTCCCAACTTTTAGTCTGTGCTTCCATCATCAGTGAGGATTTTTACAAAGGTATTTTTAGAAAAGAAGCCTCTTCCCAAAAGCTACTTTTAATTTCACGCCTAGGTTTAGTCTTTACCGCTCTGTCCTCATTAATTTTAGCCTATAACAAAAGTACAACCGTTTTAGAAGCGGTACGGTATGCTTGGGCGGGCTTAGGATGCTCGTTTGGTCCTTTAATGCTCATGTCTCTTTATTCTCAATCAGTAAATAAATATGGTGCGGTAGCAGGTATACTTACTGGGGGAATGATTGCAGGCACCTGGGAGGCTTATAGTAAGCAATTATTAGGACATAACGTTCCTGCAGAAATTCCTGCCTTTGTGGTCAGCTTAATCAGCATCTATCTGGTATCCAAATGGACAGGAAAAATTACGGTTGAGTGTGGCAGCAAGGGGTCTTAG